DNA from Pirellulales bacterium:
TCGGTAACTCCGCATCCTCGCTGCGCAGGATACCGGTCGGAGCTTCGCGCCGATTCTTTTCCTTGACCGCGTCGTAGCCGCTGCCACCGAAACCAAACTTAAACCAGCTCATTAAAACCCGCTAAGATTGATTTCGCTGACTACTGGCCGAGTACCGCTTTCAGTATTCACGAGCCCTTGCCAGTAGCTATATTGCTTCAACAGGTCCGCATATCGGACCATCCGACCTTCATGCCGCCATTCCTCTACCCCAACATTCTGTTGGAGTAGGGTCTGAACTGCGGCGAGTTGATCCGATGCGAAGCTCATCTATTAAGTAACGTGGGAAAAATCGGCAAAAATGCCAATAAGCCAAAAGAAAGTAACCAATTCCTGGTTACTTTTTGGAATAAACCTTTTCGCGGTCGATGCGAGCCTGTCCACAGTCCAGGCAAGCACAGTTGCGACGCCAAATTCCCTCGAACTCCAGGCCTTTGCCCGAGTAATCCTCGTACCGACTGTTCGTGTATTGACAGCGGTTGGAGCTTCCGCATTTTTGACAACGGCTCGGCTCCGCTGTGGCGGAGCCGATAACGTTTTTCGATCCTTTTCTACTCATAGCTTCCTTTTATAGGTATGCAATCCTTTTCCTCTTTGGAGGCCGGACGACTCGTGCCGGCAACGGTTTCCTGAAAATCCGAATTCCTTCCATACTGGCTGCTACGTCCGAATAGTAACTCGCATCCAGCCAGTGAGTGTTTTCGCTCTTGGCGACGAATCGCCGTCCCTTGATATCTTCGACCTCGATCTCATTGCAGATATGTTTGGCGAATGAAAAATGGGCTTTCTCATCAGTTGACATCCGCTCGGCCTCACTGGACTGGCCGAACAACATCATGCAACCCGGCTTACCGGGCGATGTCATCCACCGATCATGCTCCCATGCTTTCCAGCGGTCTGCATCGGCACAGACGAGCCAAAGCTTGCCCCGCCTACTGAGAAACCAGCCGTCGCCAGGCTGGCGGTCAACTGTCTTTTTTTGAACTTCCGAGAAATTGGCCTGCGTACAACCCGCACTTTTGCCGAATCCCATCACGGGCCAAACGCCCAGACCAGCCGTTTCACATGCCGAATACACCGCATCCGTGCGCCAACCGGCGTCTATCAAGGTGCGATCAATGATTCGAGGACTTTCTGCCCCCTCTTCAAAATACAGTCCCTTACTCTCTTCGACATATTCGAGAATTGAGCGGCGCAACGCAGCGTCCAAACCCTCGTCCGTACCAAACTTCGTTCCTTTGACTTCGTGAACGCCATAGTCGATGGTGAATCCGCTGCCGTCCACTCGCCAGGCGCGAACCACCCAATGCAATGCGACCTTCCGACAGTCAATCCCTCGAGTCAGCTTGACGCAACCAGCGGGGATCTTCTTACGTTCCAAACCGCTTAATTGCCGCTGAATGCGGTTCGCGGTTATCCCCGACTCAATCGGGCCGGTTTCTTCCGGCGGATTGTTATCATACTCCGTGGAAACGGCATCCTGGCCGATTTTGGCCACTTCGTTGTAATACCGCTGCAACGCTGAAACTTCCGTCTGGCTACCATCCGGCAGAATTGTCGCGTTGAAACGATGCGGATTGGCGACCTCCGCGCCCGCCTCCATTTCGGCCTTATTCTCTAGGTAAAAGCTATGGGAACTACGGCAATGCTGATCTTTGGAAGTCCCGGCGGCATACGACTCCAGCTCCGCAGCTCGCATGGCCACATAGTCAGCCCATAGCTCTGACCGGGCTGGCTGCTTGACCAGAAAACGAAATCGTTTCCCCTTCCACGTCGGTTTTATCGAGGGATCGGTAAAACGCGCTGACGTACACTTCCGGTTGGGGAGCGTGGTCAACATGATGCGACCGATACCGGCTTGCTGGTTTCCCAGTCCGCCGATCGATCGATCGATCTTTTCTTCTAATTTCTTGGCTTGCTCTTCGCTACGAGCTGTTTCCTCGGTGTCCGGATCATCGATCAGAGCAATGCGTGGCCGCTTACCACGTTTTTTCAATCCGCGAATCGCAGAATCCAGCCCGCGAGTGGCGATGATCGCCCCGGTCGATGGCGAACCCGGAACTTTCGGAAAGATTATCTCTTGCCCGCACCAAGTAAACTTCGATGAGACGCTATCGAATGCCTCGCCATTGTCATGGCGATGGCCACTAACCCTCTGATAGTGGGCGCGATTGGGCGTGTTTTCCAAGGCGCGAACCGGAACGCAAACTTCCGGATAGTCCGCGAGTAAAAGAGGGTTTTCCTCAATTACCGTCTTGATTGTATCGAGCGAGTTATCGGCCAGTGCGCCAGTTGCCTGGAATAATACCGCATAGGGCAGCACGCCTTGCAAGGCGTATTTCAATAACAATCGCTCCGCGAGAGTCGTCTTTCCTTCGCCGCGGCTGGCCGCTATTGCCTGATCCAACACGTAAATGATGGCGCTCGCGATCGCATCAATGATCTCAGTCTGCTGCCAGGTGAAGGCGTACCAGAACGGATCGGGCGTTTCGGAATCTTTACCGAAGTAATACTGCAGCCAAGCCTTATCGTCGGCTTCTAATCCGGTTCGGCGGTCAAGATTGGCGCAGCGTGGAATGACGACAACATTGGCTTGGCGGCGCTTCTCAACCTTACGCGCCGCATCCCGTTCCCGTTCAATCCCTCGAACTGGCATTCATACTGTACATCCATATATGATGTACGTTTAGATAGTAACGAACGGGGCTATTTTGGCTCAAAGACGGCCCAGCTACCCCAATTTACCGGATTATGTTAAGATGGATGGACTATATGGGATGTACGGGCAAAAGCCTTGGCAGACCGCCGGCTGCCAAAGCGGCAGGAGTACCTTTGGGAATCTGTACAGGTACTGTACTTATGTATACTATTCGATGTTTGCATCGGATGGAATTGCCAACGGACCTCGAGCAAGCACAGAGTTCTCCGTCAAGTCACGCAATACATAACGAAACTTGCCGGCTGTGCCGGTATGAGTTGCACCTTCGTTCACGGTCACAACGTTGTTGCCCGCTCCGCTGATAGGACAGCTAGTGATCTCCCACAAGAACTGTGCTTGGCTTGTCTCAGCAACGAACGTGATGGAATGTCCAGAGAGATTCTTTGGAGAGCCCGTCGAATCAACAATGGCAAATTGATAGGGACCAAATGCCGCATACTGATATGCCGTGATGGGCGACTCACTCACTTGACCCGCACTCACAGTCACGCTAACAGGATTCACTGTCACGTTTGCCGTAACAGCTTGCCCGAACGATGTACCTGTCCAATAGTCGCTTCCCACTGCGAGCAA
Protein-coding regions in this window:
- a CDS encoding terminase gpA endonuclease subunit yields the protein MPVRGIERERDAARKVEKRRQANVVVIPRCANLDRRTGLEADDKAWLQYYFGKDSETPDPFWYAFTWQQTEIIDAIASAIIYVLDQAIAASRGEGKTTLAERLLLKYALQGVLPYAVLFQATGALADNSLDTIKTVIEENPLLLADYPEVCVPVRALENTPNRAHYQRVSGHRHDNGEAFDSVSSKFTWCGQEIIFPKVPGSPSTGAIIATRGLDSAIRGLKKRGKRPRIALIDDPDTEETARSEEQAKKLEEKIDRSIGGLGNQQAGIGRIMLTTLPNRKCTSARFTDPSIKPTWKGKRFRFLVKQPARSELWADYVAMRAAELESYAAGTSKDQHCRSSHSFYLENKAEMEAGAEVANPHRFNATILPDGSQTEVSALQRYYNEVAKIGQDAVSTEYDNNPPEETGPIESGITANRIQRQLSGLERKKIPAGCVKLTRGIDCRKVALHWVVRAWRVDGSGFTIDYGVHEVKGTKFGTDEGLDAALRRSILEYVEESKGLYFEEGAESPRIIDRTLIDAGWRTDAVYSACETAGLGVWPVMGFGKSAGCTQANFSEVQKKTVDRQPGDGWFLSRRGKLWLVCADADRWKAWEHDRWMTSPGKPGCMMLFGQSSEAERMSTDEKAHFSFAKHICNEIEVEDIKGRRFVAKSENTHWLDASYYSDVAASMEGIRIFRKPLPARVVRPPKRKRIAYL